CCTGGCCGATGATCATGTCCCCTTCGCGGAAACTGTGGTGGAAGGAAATGGTCATGCCGTCCTTGAGGCCGCTGGCCTTGATGGCCTCGGCCAGGGAGGAGAGCAGCTTGGACTCGCCGGGGACGACCAGCTTCTGCCGGCGTGCCGAGCGCACGGGCTGGTCTGCGGGCGGGGTGGTGAAGGCGCCCCGGAAAGGTCTCAGCACGCGCCCGTTCACTTCTTGAGGGATCTCACGGCCAACACTGTTAACGCTCATCGTACTTCCCTCCGATCTTGATGCCCGCGGCCCTGGCGAGGGCAATGACGTTCTCGGCCCGGATGACCATGGGCATGTCCAGCATGCTGCCATCGAGGGTCACGGCGCCCTTGTTGCGCTTTTTGCCTTCCTCGATGGCGTCCAGCACCCGGATGGCGTGGTTGATTTCTTTCTGTGTGGGGGTGAACAGGGCGTTCACCGTATCGATCTGGCGCGGATGCACCACGGTCTTGCCGTCGAAGCCCAGCGTCTTGGTGATCTCTGCGTCGGCCTGAAGGCCCTCGGCGTCATTGATGTCGGAGAAGACGGCGTCCACGCAGCCCTTGCCGGCGGCGCGGCAGGCCATCAGCACGGCGTTGCGGGCATAAAAGATCTCCCAGCCGGCCTTGGTGCGGCGGGCGTGCATGCTCGCCGTAAAGTCCTCGGCCCCCAGGGCCAGGACCACCACGCGCGGATCGGCTTCGGCGATTTCCCGGGCGTTCAGGACCCCGATATGGGATTCGATGTTGCACCAGAGCTTTGTCTCGCCTTCGGGGATGCCGGCCGCCTGCTCGATGCGGGCCACCCTGGCCACGATGTCGTGCACCTCCCGGGCGTACTCGACCTTGGGGATGCGCAGGGCATCGGGCCTGGCGCGCACGGCGGCTTCCAGGTCCTCGTCGAAGAATTCGGAATAGATGCCGTTGACGCGGATCAGGACGTACTTGTCCCTGGGGCGCTTCAGGCGGACCATGTTGCAGACGAGGAAACGCGCGCTGTCCTTTTCCGTCAGGGGCACGGAATCTTCCAGGTCATAGACCATGCAGTCCTGGTTGTAGAAAACGGCCTGGATCATGTTCACGGGCGACGCGCCGCTGGCATAGAGCGATGTCCTGATGAGCTTAGTGCTGGCCATGGGGATCCTCCTTCGCCCAGTCGTAGGCGATCGCGGCGGCCCGGCAGATGGCCGCCTGCATCCGTGACATGATCACGATGTCGATGGCCCCCTTGTCGTTGAGGCGCACAACGGCGTCCTGCACATCGAATTCATCCAGGACGCGATGCACTGTCGCCAGGATCGATTCCCCGAACTGCATCCTGACGACGCTCTGCAACTCGATCTTGCGTCCTCCTTCCTCGTTCGGCGCAATGGATACCTGCACATCGCTGGACTCCAATGTCCCGGCTATGGCCGCCTTTTTGAGTTTCAGCATAAGGACTCCTGAAGATGGCTTGATGGTGTCGTTATGTGGTTCCGTTTCCAGTAACGCATCCGCGCGCCGGGGCTTCCGGGGAACGGCGACGGATCTTTTCCATGACCGGCCCGGCTTCGTCGCTGCGCAGCCAGGACAGCGTCGTTTGCGGGAGCAGGGATTCCAGCAGGGGATGGTCCGGGCCCTGGTCCCTGATGATCTTGCGCACCAGCGACGCGCTGATGGGCACGCCGCCGACTTCTTTGCGGAAGATCTCGTAGACCATGATCCCCTTGGCGGGCAGCTGGCTTTTCATGGCCTCGTTATAGAACTGGGTGACGGCACACAGGGGTTCGCTGCCCACGAAACGCGACCTGATATGGAAATACGGTGCGATGACATCGGCGAATATCTTCAGGTCGAGCTCCGTATAGATACCGCTCACCATCCCCTTGTCTTTGATGAAATAGGTCGGGAACGTGGCCGCCGAGATCATGTAGGGCCCGGAATCGCAGACCGCGACGTTCTCCAGGTCGCGGGTCCCTTCGATGACGAGCTGCTTCCGCACCTGGAACGGGAAGTCGGAGCTGTCTTCCTCCACCACGAACACATAGAGCAGCTCGCACAGCCCGGCGGCCTTTTCCACCAGCCAGCGGTGCCCCAGGGTGAAGGGGTTGGCGTTCATCACGATGGCCCCGGCCTTCTTGTCCCGTGCCTTTTTGACGGTCCACTTGCGGGCATAGTAGAGGGGGCCGCTGTGGCGGTTCTCCAGCAGGGCCACCTGCTGGGTGGCCGCCACGGGATAGAAGGCGTTCTGCTGGAAAAACGGCATGTTCTCCGGCTTGGTGAAGACGAAAAGACGTTCCACGCCACGTTCGTACTGCCGCTGCATCAACCGTGACAGGATGGCTCCCAGAAAGTTGTTGCCGCGATGGTCGCCATCCACGGCGAACTGTTTC
This is a stretch of genomic DNA from Desulfovibrio piger. It encodes these proteins:
- a CDS encoding aldolase/citrate lyase family protein, producing the protein MASTKLIRTSLYASGASPVNMIQAVFYNQDCMVYDLEDSVPLTEKDSARFLVCNMVRLKRPRDKYVLIRVNGIYSEFFDEDLEAAVRARPDALRIPKVEYAREVHDIVARVARIEQAAGIPEGETKLWCNIESHIGVLNAREIAEADPRVVVLALGAEDFTASMHARRTKAGWEIFYARNAVLMACRAAGKGCVDAVFSDINDAEGLQADAEITKTLGFDGKTVVHPRQIDTVNALFTPTQKEINHAIRVLDAIEEGKKRNKGAVTLDGSMLDMPMVIRAENVIALARAAGIKIGGKYDER
- the citD gene encoding citrate lyase acyl carrier protein, which encodes MLKLKKAAIAGTLESSDVQVSIAPNEEGGRKIELQSVVRMQFGESILATVHRVLDEFDVQDAVVRLNDKGAIDIVIMSRMQAAICRAAAIAYDWAKEDPHGQH
- the citC gene encoding [citrate (pro-3S)-lyase] ligase; the encoded protein is MDGIYTIRDIYLPSPLEREMLHAFLDRHHLGFEQDTECAVGVFDHDDTLLACGCCAGNVLKQFAVDGDHRGNNFLGAILSRLMQRQYERGVERLFVFTKPENMPFFQQNAFYPVAATQQVALLENRHSGPLYYARKWTVKKARDKKAGAIVMNANPFTLGHRWLVEKAAGLCELLYVFVVEEDSSDFPFQVRKQLVIEGTRDLENVAVCDSGPYMISAATFPTYFIKDKGMVSGIYTELDLKIFADVIAPYFHIRSRFVGSEPLCAVTQFYNEAMKSQLPAKGIMVYEIFRKEVGGVPISASLVRKIIRDQGPDHPLLESLLPQTTLSWLRSDEAGPVMEKIRRRSPEAPARGCVTGNGTT